The following are encoded in a window of Mycoplasmopsis bovis PG45 genomic DNA:
- a CDS encoding S41 family peptidase, whose translation MTKKPFLLILTTPVLPVLSISCINSNSKNNPSVNPHTDPNANNENSSSATPGKDKNDKSASNVVPIAKIQKLINVSYIENETPLRSQKYIKGKEFKPFALSEFAKSGYRLAGYFLDNKFTKILPDNFKPEKDTKIFLKFEEIINPNFVENEHKLQTLVPLNLKNQSVKFVKYNDIDYIDLDQFVELSKDVLALNDNLDTKNVLYNGKVYNLKRSFEISKTKESLTLNSIKQYISPTNEENITLKSYIKFDYAKQQITVSGFDFFESVKPYEPEGKLEFYDDSNNRFNEFKIDLQKYKIDMLNNSGKIYLPFVMLNQLILGESENQLYFNGDKVYIFEFNQVHDSKNNDDKKKLLSNAKNSPITLNQKHFQFNYLLFLLDNFYPIRSKNSETYKQFLENYKESILSDDNVKHFQALNSLIYDLDDIHTKILVWGHQYVSDLEKQIKEPNTSELKERRKRFKEYERKLLNLEIRHNLNERDVRYTPDKQTAIIKIDFFTRYLTDGIKKQLLEAKSKGAKNIVFDLTLNRGGSVQATWEILGYLANNKYKYNKYYPLSKDKVITNIKSKVDNKEFNFKYFILTSPINYSAGNMFAAVSKNNNLAKIIGYKSAGGGSEVRVSVLSTGTIIRRSGNYVLSDSDFKTYELGVKPDIEFEKKSNEYDLDKLFDLDYIQKIVNESNK comes from the coding sequence ATGACTAAGAAGCCCTTTTTATTGATATTAACAACTCCAGTACTTCCAGTATTATCAATTAGTTGTATAAACTCTAATTCAAAAAATAATCCAAGTGTTAACCCACATACTGATCCTAATGCAAATAATGAAAATAGTTCATCTGCAACACCTGGCAAAGATAAAAATGACAAGTCAGCATCAAATGTAGTACCAATTGCTAAAATTCAAAAATTAATAAATGTTAGCTACATTGAGAATGAAACGCCATTAAGAAGCCAAAAATACATTAAAGGCAAGGAGTTTAAACCCTTTGCTTTATCTGAATTTGCTAAATCAGGTTATAGATTAGCTGGATATTTTTTAGATAACAAATTTACCAAGATTTTGCCTGATAATTTTAAACCTGAAAAAGATACTAAAATATTTTTAAAATTTGAAGAAATAATAAATCCTAATTTTGTTGAAAATGAACATAAATTACAAACATTGGTACCATTGAACTTAAAAAACCAAAGTGTTAAATTTGTTAAATACAACGATATTGACTATATTGACTTAGATCAGTTTGTTGAATTATCTAAGGATGTTTTAGCACTAAATGATAATTTAGACACTAAAAATGTTTTATATAATGGCAAAGTATATAATCTAAAAAGATCATTTGAAATTAGTAAAACAAAAGAAAGTCTTACTTTAAACTCTATAAAACAGTATATTTCACCTACTAATGAAGAAAATATTACCCTAAAAAGTTATATTAAGTTTGACTATGCTAAACAACAAATAACAGTTTCTGGCTTTGATTTCTTTGAATCGGTTAAACCATATGAGCCTGAAGGCAAATTAGAATTTTATGATGATTCTAATAATAGATTTAATGAATTCAAGATAGATTTGCAAAAATATAAGATTGATATGCTCAACAATAGTGGCAAAATTTATCTTCCATTCGTAATGCTCAATCAACTAATATTAGGCGAGTCAGAAAATCAACTTTATTTTAATGGTGATAAAGTATATATTTTTGAATTTAATCAAGTTCATGATAGCAAAAACAATGATGATAAGAAGAAATTACTTTCAAACGCCAAAAATTCACCAATTACACTTAATCAAAAGCATTTTCAGTTTAACTATTTGCTGTTCTTGTTAGATAATTTCTATCCAATTAGATCTAAAAATAGTGAGACATATAAGCAATTTTTAGAAAACTATAAAGAAAGTATTTTAAGTGATGATAATGTAAAGCATTTTCAAGCACTCAACTCATTAATTTATGACTTAGATGATATCCATACAAAAATTCTTGTTTGAGGACATCAATATGTAAGTGATTTAGAAAAACAAATAAAAGAGCCCAATACTAGCGAGTTAAAGGAAAGAAGAAAAAGATTCAAAGAATATGAACGCAAATTATTGAATCTTGAAATCCGTCACAATTTAAATGAAAGAGATGTGAGATACACTCCTGATAAGCAAACTGCAATAATAAAAATTGACTTTTTTACTAGATATTTAACTGACGGAATTAAAAAGCAGCTATTAGAGGCCAAAAGCAAAGGTGCTAAAAATATTGTTTTTGATTTAACATTAAATCGTGGTGGCTCAGTACAAGCTACATGAGAAATTTTAGGATATTTAGCAAATAATAAATACAAATATAATAAGTATTATCCATTAAGTAAGGACAAAGTAATAACCAATATAAAGTCTAAAGTAGATAATAAAGAGTTTAACTTTAAATACTTTATATTAACCTCACCAATAAATTATTCAGCTGGAAACATGTTTGCAGCAGTTTCAAAAAATAATAACTTAGCTAAAATAATTGGGTATAAATCAGCTGGGGGGGGTTCAGAAGTTAGGGTTAGTGTATTGTCTACAGGCACCATCATTAGAAGAAGCGGAAATTATGTACTAAGTGATTCTGACTTTAAGACCTATGAATTAGGTGTAAAACCAGACATAGAATTTGAAAAGAAAAGTAATGAATATGATCTTGATAAACTTTTTGATCTTGATTATATTCAAAAGATAGTTAATGAAAGCAATAAATAG